Proteins found in one Muntiacus reevesi chromosome 2, mMunRee1.1, whole genome shotgun sequence genomic segment:
- the PRELID3B gene encoding PRELI domain containing protein 3B, whose product MKIWTSEHVFDHPWETVTTAAMQKYPNPMNPSVVGVDVLDRHIDPSGKLHSHRLLSTEWGLPSIVKSIIGAARTKTYVQEHSVVDPIEKTMELKSTNISFTNMVSVDERLIYKPHPQDPEKTILTQEAIITVKGVSLGSYLEGLMASTISSNANKGREAMEWVIHKLNAEIEELTASARGSIRTPMAAAAFVEK is encoded by the exons ATGAAAATCTGGACTTCGGAGCACGTCTTTGA CCATCCATGGGAAACCGTTACAACAGCTGCAATGCAGAAATACCCAAACCCTATGAATCCGAGTGTGGTTGGAGTTGATGTACTGGACAGACACATAGATCCCTCTGGAAAGTTGCACAGCCATAGACTTCTCAGCACAGAATGGGGACTGCCTTCCATTGTGAAGTCT ATTATTGGTGCAGCAAGAACCAAAACATATGTGCAAGAACATTCTGTAGTGGATCCCATAGAGAAAACAATGGAACTTAAATCTACAAAT ATTTCATTTACAAATATGGTTTCAGTAGATGAGAGACTTATATACAAACCACATCCTCAAGACCCAGAAAA AACTATTTTGACTCAAGAAGCCATAATTACTGTGAAAGGAGTCAGTCTCGGCAGTTACCTTGAAGGGCTGATGGCAAGTACGATATCATCAAATGCTAATAAA ggccgAGAAGCAATGGAGTGGGTAATACATAAATTAAATGCTGAAATTGAGGAACTGACAGCTTCAGCAAGAGGAAGCATACGGACACCAatggcagcagcagcatttgtGGAGAAATGA
- the ATP5F1E gene encoding ATP synthase subunit epsilon, mitochondrial, with protein sequence MVAYWRQAGLSYIRYSQICAKAVRDALKTEFKANAMKTSGSSVKIVKVKKE encoded by the exons ATGGTGGCGTATTGGCGACAGGCTGGACTCAG CTACATCCGATACTCCCAGATCTGTGCAAAAGCAGTCAGAGATGCACTGAAGACCGAATTCAAAGCAAACGCCATGAAGACTTCTGGCAGCAGTGTAaaaattgtgaaagtgaaaaaggaataa
- the TUBB1 gene encoding tubulin beta-1 chain — MREIVHIQIGQCGNQIGAKFWEVIGEEHGIDWAGSYCGDSALQLERISVYYNEAHGKKYVPRAVLVDLEPGTMDSIRSSRVGTLFQPDSFVHGNSGAGNNWAKGYYTEGAELVDSVLDVVRTEAEGCDCLQGFQLVHSLGGGTGSGMGTLLLGKIREEYPDRIVNSFSVMPSPKVSDTVVEPYNAVLALHQLVLNSDACFCIDNEALYDICFRTLRLSTPTYGDLNHLVSLTMSGITTSLRFPGQLNADLRKLAVNMVPFPRLHFFMPGFAPLTAQGSQQYRALTVAELTQQMFDARNTMAACDPRRGRYLTVACIFRGRMSTKEVDEQLLNVQTRNSGCFVEWIPNNVKVAVCDIPPRGLSMAATFIGNNTAIQELFGRISEHFSAMFKRKAFVHWYTGEGMDINEFAEAESNIQDLVSEYQQFQDARADVEEKEEVEGEAEVEPADKEQ; from the exons ATGCGTGAGATCGTACACATCCAGATTGGCCAGTGTGGCAACCAGATTGGAGCCAAG ttctgGGAGGTGATTGGAGAGGAGCATGGGATAGACTGGGCCGGGAGCTACTGCGGAGACAGCGCTCTGCAGCTGGAGAGGATCAGCGTGTACTACAATGAGGCTCACG GTAAGAAATACGTGCCCCGAGCAGTCTTGGTGGATCTGGAACCCGGGACCATGGACAGCATCCGGTCTAGCCGAGTGGGGACCCTCTTCCAACCGGACAGCTTTGTTCACG GTAACTCCGGGGCCGGTAACAACTGGGCGAAGGGCTACTACACGGAGGGCGCCGAGCTGGTGGACAGCGTGCTGGACGTGGTGCGCACCGAGGCCGAGGGCTGCGACTGCCTGCAGGGCTTCCAGCTAGTGCATTCACTGGGCGGGGGCACGGGGTCGGGGATGGGCACGCTGCTGCTGGGCAAGATCCGCGAGGAGTACCCCGACCGCATCGTCAACTCGTTCAGCGTGATGCCCTCACCCAAGGTGTCGGACACGGTGGTGGAGCCCTACAATGCCGTGCTGGCGCTGCACCAGCTCGTGCTCAACTCCGACGCCTGCTTCTGCATCGACAACGAGGCGCTCTACGACATCTGCTTCCGCACGCTGCGGCTCAGCACGCCCACCTACGGGGACCTCAACCACCTGGTGTCCCTCACCATGAGCGGCATCACTACCTCTCTGCGCTTCCCGGGCCAGCTCAACGCTGACCTGCGCAAGCTGGCCGTGAACATGGTGCCCTTCCCACGCCTGCACTTCTTCATGCCCGGCTTCGCGCCGCTCACGGCCCAGGGCAGCCAGCAGTACCGCGCGCTGACCGTGGCCGAGCTCACCCAGCAGATGTTTGACGCCCGCAACACCATGGCCGCCTGCGACCCCCGCCGCGGCCGCTACCTCACCGTGGCCTGCATCTTCCGGGGCCGGATGTCCACGAAGGAGGTGGACGAGCAGCTGCTCAACGTGCAGACCAGGAACAGCGGCTGCTTCGTGGAGTGGATCCCCAACAACGTCAAGGTGGCCGTGTGCGACATCCCGCCCCGGGGGCTGAGCATGGCGGCCACCTTCATCGGCAACAACACAGCCATCCAGGAGCTGTTCGGCAGGATTTCCGAGCATTTCTCGGCCATGTTCAAGAGGAAGGCCTTCGTGCACTGGTACACCGGCGAGGGGATGGACATCAACGAGTTCGCTGAAGCTGAGAGTAACATCCAGGATTTGGTGTCCGAGTACCAACAGTTTCAAGACGCCAGAGCGGAtgtggaagagaaggaggaggtagAGGGGGAAGCAGAAGTGGAACCGGCAGACAAGGAACAGTAA